The Citrifermentans bemidjiense Bem genome window below encodes:
- the tssF gene encoding type VI secretion system baseplate subunit TssF produces MGDDFLDYYEKELSFIREMGSEFARKYPRIAGRLLLEPDRCEDPHVERLIEAFALICARMHKKLDDDFPQITQSLLNVLYPHCTNPIPSLSVVRFSPLMKNVPDTGYLIPKGTTMFSRALDGVRCRFATAYPVTLWPMEVVHAELADQVITIRLKLHNKVTFARLPSDSVRFYLNGQRQHTFQLYEQLLNNVSRIECVAVGKKIPPVAMTKNCIRPMGFDEQEMLLPFPRQSFKGYRLLLEYFAFPEKYLFLEVAGLSSAPLGDFGDALDLIIHLEHAAEPSFPVSADTFCLNATPAVNLFSKIAEPIRIEHRQAEYRVVPDLRSPEAMEIFSIDRVSGISDTPTPVTRVYRPLYEITRLDCGSSDNIEGVWWLMQRKASGIAGDSGTEVFLSFCDLASDPADPPDETVTLRLTCSNRDLPGTLPWGDPAGDFDIEAAAPVEAINAVVRPTAVRRPALSGASQWRLISHLSLNHLSLLESEGAALKDMLRLYDFEDSPATRQQINGIVSVTSRHVTRRIGALFCRGVEVTIEFDERQFVGNGVYLFASVLERFLGEYVSLNSFVQLVAKSRQRKEVMKKWPPRNGDRVLL; encoded by the coding sequence ATGGGTGATGACTTTCTAGACTATTACGAAAAGGAACTCAGCTTCATTCGCGAGATGGGGAGCGAGTTCGCCAGGAAATATCCAAGGATTGCGGGAAGGCTTCTGCTTGAGCCGGACAGGTGCGAGGATCCGCATGTCGAGAGGCTCATCGAAGCCTTTGCCCTTATCTGCGCGAGGATGCACAAAAAGCTCGACGACGATTTCCCACAGATCACGCAGTCCCTTCTGAACGTTCTTTACCCGCACTGCACAAACCCCATACCTTCTCTGTCGGTGGTCAGATTCTCTCCCCTGATGAAGAACGTTCCTGACACCGGCTACCTGATCCCGAAAGGGACGACCATGTTTTCCCGGGCGCTCGACGGCGTTCGCTGCCGGTTCGCCACCGCCTACCCCGTGACGCTCTGGCCTATGGAAGTGGTGCATGCTGAGCTAGCGGATCAGGTCATCACCATAAGGCTGAAGCTGCACAACAAGGTAACCTTCGCGCGCTTACCCTCCGACAGCGTCCGTTTCTACCTCAATGGGCAGCGCCAGCACACCTTTCAGCTCTACGAGCAGTTGCTCAATAACGTCTCCCGCATCGAATGCGTGGCGGTTGGGAAAAAGATTCCCCCGGTAGCGATGACGAAGAACTGCATCCGCCCGATGGGATTTGATGAACAGGAAATGCTGCTCCCCTTCCCAAGGCAGTCGTTCAAGGGGTACCGCCTGCTGTTGGAATACTTCGCCTTCCCGGAAAAGTACCTCTTCCTGGAAGTGGCGGGACTCTCCTCTGCGCCCCTCGGTGATTTCGGAGATGCCCTGGATCTGATCATACATCTCGAACACGCAGCCGAACCTTCCTTTCCTGTCAGCGCCGATACCTTCTGTCTAAATGCCACCCCCGCCGTAAACCTCTTCAGCAAAATCGCCGAGCCGATCAGGATCGAGCACCGTCAGGCAGAGTACCGGGTAGTCCCCGATTTACGGTCCCCCGAAGCGATGGAGATCTTCAGCATCGACCGAGTAAGCGGCATATCGGATACGCCCACCCCGGTCACCAGGGTCTACCGCCCGCTCTATGAAATTACCCGTCTCGACTGCGGAAGCAGCGACAACATCGAAGGGGTTTGGTGGCTAATGCAGCGCAAGGCTTCAGGAATAGCTGGGGATAGCGGCACCGAGGTGTTTCTTTCTTTTTGCGATCTCGCCTCAGATCCCGCCGATCCGCCAGATGAAACCGTGACCCTGCGGCTGACCTGCAGCAACCGGGATCTTCCCGGCACGCTTCCGTGGGGGGATCCGGCTGGCGATTTCGATATCGAGGCTGCTGCGCCGGTCGAAGCGATCAATGCCGTGGTCAGGCCGACGGCTGTGCGTCGTCCCGCCTTGTCCGGGGCTTCGCAATGGCGGCTCATCTCGCATCTTTCCCTCAACCATCTTTCGCTTCTGGAATCTGAGGGGGCAGCGCTCAAGGACATGCTGAGGCTGTACGACTTCGAGGATTCACCCGCGACACGACAGCAGATAAATGGAATCGTGTCGGTCACATCCAGGCACGTCACCAGGAGGATCGGCGCTCTTTTTTGTCGTGGCGTCGAAGTCACCATCGAGTTCGACGAGCGGCAGTTTGTCGGGAATGGGGTCTACCTTTTCGCCTCAGTCCTGGAGAGGTTCCTGGGAGAGTACGTTTCGCTGAATTCCTTCGTGCAACTCGTCGCCAAAAGTCGCCAACGTAAGGAGGTCATGAAGAAATGGCCGCCCAGGAACGGGGACCGGGTGCTGCTGTGA
- the tssE gene encoding type VI secretion system baseplate subunit TssE, whose product MTARRGNTPYLKRSLLDRLIAAPARSGPVQAGAGVLGDILDSLLRDLENLLNTRRSVPLAPDCRQESQKSVLSYGTRDFSTHNPRTALAREQIRLEIQRLLLSFEPRLKEAVVRLDVLPESDRTLQFRIEGVLMVEPQPAPVSFATSFDSNSGAYSVFK is encoded by the coding sequence GTGACAGCTCGCAGGGGAAATACCCCCTACCTGAAAAGATCGTTGCTGGACAGGCTCATTGCTGCTCCGGCACGCAGTGGGCCTGTCCAGGCCGGGGCGGGAGTCTTGGGTGACATCCTGGACTCCCTGCTTCGCGACCTGGAAAACCTTCTCAACACGAGGAGAAGTGTCCCGCTCGCGCCGGACTGCAGGCAAGAGTCGCAGAAGTCCGTTCTCAGCTACGGCACAAGGGATTTCAGCACGCACAACCCACGCACGGCCTTGGCCAGAGAGCAGATCCGGCTGGAGATACAGAGGTTGCTGCTGTCGTTCGAACCTCGTCTTAAAGAGGCAGTGGTTCGGCTCGATGTCCTCCCAGAATCGGACCGGACCCTGCAGTTCAGGATCGAGGGGGTCTTGATGGTCGAGCCGCAGCCGGCTCCGGTTAGCTTTGCTACTAGCTTCGACAGCAACAGCGGCGCCTACTCCGTCTTCAAGTGA
- a CDS encoding Hcp family type VI secretion system effector, giving the protein MAFDAFLKIEGIPGESTDDKHKEWIEILSYNFSVMQRPSGSASTSGGASSERATFSDFNIVKALDKASPKLFEACATGRHIPTITLELCRAGGDKLKYMEYKLSNVIISMNRPGGTSHADETLPLEEISFNYGKIELAYTHQNRADGSSGGQIAAGWNLESNKKV; this is encoded by the coding sequence ATGGCATTTGACGCGTTCCTGAAAATAGAAGGGATACCGGGGGAGAGTACGGACGACAAGCACAAGGAATGGATCGAGATCCTTTCTTACAATTTCTCGGTGATGCAACGCCCCTCCGGTTCGGCGAGCACCTCCGGCGGCGCTTCCTCCGAAAGGGCGACCTTCTCGGACTTCAACATCGTGAAGGCGCTGGACAAGGCGTCTCCGAAGCTTTTCGAAGCCTGCGCCACCGGCCGGCACATCCCCACCATCACGCTGGAACTGTGCCGGGCAGGCGGAGACAAGCTGAAGTACATGGAGTACAAGCTCAGCAACGTCATCATCAGCATGAACCGCCCCGGCGGCACCTCGCACGCCGACGAAACCCTCCCTCTTGAAGAGATCTCCTTCAACTACGGCAAGATTGAGCTGGCCTACACCCATCAAAACCGCGCCGACGGTTCGAGCGGCGGCCAGATTGCCGCCGGCTGGAACCTCGAAAGCAACAAGAAGGTTTGA
- the tssC gene encoding type VI secretion system contractile sheath large subunit, producing the protein MGEQDREPEVLYAEPLPAGGLLELIIQEGRLARGVCRREHAVDLVGELAQQVLEGGMTVSRDTEQMINQRIAQLDALISAQVNEIIHHPEFQRLEASWRGLDHLVHQSETGANLKIRVLNVSRRDLVQDMEKAAEFDQSALFKKVYEEEFGSYGGASYGCLVGDFEFGNTPQDLSLLTRISEVAAAAHAPLLTAASPSLFNMETFGELDRPRDLAKIFQGPEYAKWKSFRISEDARYVALCLPRVLMRLPYGPDADPAELFQFNEDVDGTEHGNYLWGNAAYCLAERVTEAFAKYGWTAAIRGVEGGGLVSDLPVHCFKTGEGEVAHKCPAEIAITDRREKELADLGFIPLVHCKGTDNAAFFSAQSAHRPKSYDSDAANANARLSAQLQYILAVSRFAHYLKALMRDKVGSFDTRKNVEDYLNRWISNYVLLDDDAGQEMKSRYPLREARVEVFEDPAKPGAYRAVAFLKPHFQLDELTVSLRLVASLPAPARE; encoded by the coding sequence ATGGGAGAGCAAGATAGGGAACCGGAAGTACTGTACGCGGAGCCGCTACCTGCGGGAGGCCTGCTGGAGCTGATAATCCAGGAAGGGCGACTTGCCCGCGGCGTCTGTCGCCGTGAGCATGCAGTGGACCTTGTGGGCGAACTGGCGCAGCAGGTCCTTGAGGGGGGGATGACGGTGAGCCGCGACACGGAACAGATGATCAACCAGAGGATCGCCCAACTGGACGCGCTCATCTCCGCGCAGGTTAACGAGATCATCCACCATCCCGAATTCCAGAGGTTGGAAGCCTCCTGGCGCGGCCTTGACCATCTCGTGCACCAAAGCGAGACTGGAGCCAACCTGAAGATCAGGGTTCTGAACGTCTCGCGCCGGGACCTAGTGCAGGACATGGAGAAAGCGGCAGAGTTCGATCAGTCCGCCCTGTTCAAGAAGGTGTACGAGGAGGAGTTCGGCAGCTACGGCGGGGCTTCCTACGGTTGCCTGGTGGGTGACTTCGAATTCGGCAACACGCCGCAGGATCTTTCGCTTTTGACACGGATATCCGAGGTCGCGGCTGCCGCGCACGCACCGTTATTGACCGCAGCGTCTCCTTCCCTGTTCAACATGGAGACCTTCGGCGAACTCGACCGGCCCAGGGACTTGGCCAAGATCTTTCAAGGGCCGGAATACGCCAAGTGGAAATCCTTCCGCATCTCGGAGGACGCCCGTTACGTGGCCCTTTGCCTCCCCCGGGTGCTGATGCGGCTCCCCTACGGACCCGACGCCGATCCGGCTGAACTATTCCAGTTCAATGAGGATGTGGACGGCACCGAACACGGCAATTATCTCTGGGGCAATGCAGCCTATTGTCTGGCCGAACGGGTGACCGAAGCTTTCGCGAAATACGGCTGGACCGCGGCGATCAGGGGAGTGGAAGGTGGCGGTCTTGTGAGCGACCTGCCGGTGCACTGCTTCAAAACGGGGGAAGGGGAAGTAGCCCACAAGTGCCCGGCTGAGATTGCCATCACCGACCGGCGCGAAAAGGAGCTGGCGGACCTGGGCTTCATCCCGCTGGTCCATTGCAAAGGGACCGACAACGCCGCGTTCTTCAGCGCCCAAAGCGCACACCGTCCCAAGAGCTACGACTCCGATGCGGCCAACGCGAACGCAAGGCTCTCGGCGCAGTTGCAGTACATTCTCGCCGTCTCGCGATTCGCGCATTACCTGAAGGCGCTGATGCGCGACAAGGTCGGCAGCTTCGACACCAGGAAGAACGTGGAGGACTACCTCAACCGCTGGATCAGCAACTACGTGCTTCTGGACGACGACGCCGGCCAGGAGATGAAATCGCGCTACCCACTGCGGGAGGCCCGGGTGGAGGTTTTCGAAGATCCCGCCAAGCCCGGTGCCTACCGCGCCGTCGCTTTTTTGAAGCCGCACTTCCAGCTTGACGAACTTACCGTCTCGCTGAGGCTTGTGGCCAGCCTGCCGGCACCGGCAAGAGAATAA
- the tssB gene encoding type VI secretion system contractile sheath small subunit, with protein MAKSESLQHKLERVRAPRVRITYDVETGGGIEMKEIPFVVGVLADLSGKRDQPLPRLKERSFVEVDRDNIDSVLEGMRPRAAFRVPNRLVEDGSQLAVDLSFTTLDDFHPEKVALQVEPLRRLVEARKRLSDLLARLDGNDRLEQLLQEALSSPDALKLICEEAKCAKEPDTESAG; from the coding sequence ATGGCAAAGTCCGAGAGCCTGCAACACAAGTTGGAACGCGTGCGGGCGCCCCGTGTCCGCATCACCTACGACGTGGAGACCGGGGGCGGCATCGAGATGAAGGAGATTCCTTTCGTGGTGGGGGTGCTTGCCGACCTGTCGGGGAAGCGGGATCAACCCCTGCCGAGGCTGAAGGAGAGGAGCTTCGTGGAAGTCGACCGCGACAACATCGATTCGGTCCTGGAGGGGATGCGGCCGAGAGCGGCATTCCGGGTTCCGAACCGGCTGGTGGAAGACGGCTCCCAACTCGCCGTCGACCTTAGTTTCACAACTCTCGATGACTTTCATCCAGAGAAGGTGGCCCTGCAGGTGGAGCCGCTCCGAAGACTGGTCGAGGCGCGGAAGAGGCTCTCGGATCTGCTTGCGAGGCTCGACGGCAACGACCGGCTCGAACAGTTGCTGCAGGAGGCGCTGTCCAGCCCGGATGCGCTGAAACTCATCTGTGAGGAGGCGAAGTGCGCCAAGGAACCAGACACTGAGAGCGCCGGATAA
- the tssA gene encoding type VI secretion system protein TssA, which translates to MQDVTVDELLAPISTEAPAGSDLRYTTFYEEIMEARRSDDAVALGDWRHDVKAADWNKVIKLCVAALSTKSKDLQIAVWLCESLIVVDGFPGLDAGLRLLKELMGRYWDCFYPVSGDEDLEYRAAPLDFLNEKVATQLKRIPLTDPLVTPGYSCLKWEESRRVGYEAETRNSYGEVEEEWKQRRDARISEGGLTAEEFDAAVEKSRGTFSEQLLESLKRCEESLQGLEWGVEAKWFPAPAPSLAALGAAMNSCQMLARKCYGVESPPQANEPEAKGSEVQGTEEKETAEVAPPALRQPDGIAGVSRPGAAQQQESSLWGEGLALLEAGHLEQALTMLLYTSNSCESTRDRNRIRLLMVKLCLKAGRGDLARPIVEELHDMIEELKLERWESPVWIAEVLHAYYQCLQAGELPDEDLTLSRVLFKRICSLDVTKGIPYRI; encoded by the coding sequence ATGCAAGACGTAACAGTGGACGAACTGCTGGCCCCCATCAGCACGGAAGCGCCGGCGGGAAGCGATCTGCGCTACACAACCTTCTACGAGGAGATAATGGAGGCCCGCAGAAGCGATGATGCCGTAGCGCTCGGGGACTGGCGCCATGATGTAAAGGCTGCCGACTGGAACAAGGTGATCAAGCTCTGCGTCGCCGCCCTTTCCACCAAGAGCAAAGACCTGCAGATAGCGGTCTGGCTTTGCGAGTCGCTTATCGTGGTCGACGGTTTTCCCGGTTTGGATGCGGGGTTGCGCCTGCTCAAGGAACTGATGGGAAGATACTGGGATTGCTTTTACCCGGTAAGCGGGGACGAGGACCTGGAATACCGGGCAGCTCCGTTGGACTTTCTGAACGAGAAGGTGGCCACGCAGCTAAAAAGGATCCCTCTCACTGACCCTTTGGTGACGCCGGGTTACTCCTGTCTCAAATGGGAGGAGTCCCGCCGTGTCGGCTATGAGGCCGAGACCAGGAACAGTTACGGCGAAGTGGAGGAGGAATGGAAGCAGCGCCGGGATGCGCGCATTTCGGAGGGAGGGCTCACCGCCGAGGAATTCGATGCCGCAGTGGAAAAATCTCGCGGCACCTTTTCAGAGCAGCTTCTGGAAAGCCTCAAACGCTGCGAAGAGAGCCTGCAGGGGCTGGAATGGGGGGTCGAGGCGAAGTGGTTCCCCGCGCCGGCACCGAGCCTGGCCGCTTTGGGGGCGGCCATGAACAGTTGCCAGATGCTGGCAAGGAAGTGCTACGGCGTCGAATCTCCTCCCCAGGCAAATGAGCCTGAAGCAAAAGGCAGCGAAGTACAGGGGACGGAAGAGAAGGAAACAGCAGAGGTGGCGCCGCCGGCGCTCAGGCAGCCAGACGGCATCGCCGGCGTATCCCGTCCCGGCGCTGCGCAGCAACAGGAGAGCTCGCTTTGGGGTGAAGGGCTCGCCCTGCTGGAGGCGGGACATCTCGAACAGGCGCTGACCATGCTGCTTTACACCAGCAACAGCTGCGAATCCACCAGAGACCGCAACCGGATCCGCCTCCTGATGGTGAAGCTCTGCCTGAAAGCAGGAAGGGGGGATCTGGCCAGGCCGATAGTGGAGGAGTTGCACGACATGATCGAGGAGTTGAAGCTGGAGCGTTGGGAGTCGCCGGTGTGGATCGCGGAGGTACTGCACGCCTACTACCAGTGCCTGCAGGCGGGCGAGCTTCCGGATGAAGACCTAACCTTGTCGCGGGTCCTGTTCAAACGGATCTGTTCCCTCGACGTCACCAAGGGGATCCCTTACCGGATCTGA
- a CDS encoding type VI secretion protein IcmF/TssM N-terminal domain-containing protein, which yields MKKETILICCKYVLFASAFCPFLVIAFVMFPLLTWSWRIGAFLPFFALALWGTLVLIKKGVLLARGRRQAPAAVNPPQPGKEGEAQDPLADLQQHWAGGLEILRRSHLSREGNPLYVLPWFLVLGEAGSGKSAALKDARLCSPFPGTEQGTAPTSSCRWVFYDQGVLLDTAGRYAVPAAAERDDAEWRRLLWLLKKYRHEDPLNGVILTLPADKLARGAQEELENYARALRARIDEMIRLLGINFPVYLLITKSDLIEGMEPFCAALPASTLNQPMGLAKEELSTGLSLFMERFSLGLDEALRRLRLILLQHREAGAGAASLLLPDRIRGLYAPLNAFVQAAFGANHYQETPLLRGIYFCSANPAKTPLASGEPSPSAHPLFLHEFFEKVLPGDRGLWAPGAQALKRQRVVLNWALTGWGLTGLALCLMLSYSFAKNIRVIRDASQLVSRTQELQGTVPIDLPAMGRLSGMISEVEQQNREWWVPRFGLNRSKEIELELKARFCSGFRDRFLVFFDRSLADTVSSFSPSTPDQLFGTCVMHLSRRCNLLKARLEGENSQLLASRPLPDYPLILLPQQAGGPAFGNLYLDYLNWRADREGINKELEWLQLLLKQAYLVKGSDLSWLLEFVDRLHPEAAITLQQFWGGSRPLPQEPAIPPSLTAKGSERIRSMLAQIAAAHPEPGILAREKGEFEARYRAACFTAWQRFAWEFPKGDQRLVAPKEWRYVAANMASDKGPYLSFMRRALAELQPLAGAGHLPPWVMQMYRFQLLRAAGPAAGVAASMAPAADGVAGRLQRLATRKGSGPDGVQGADVTREYLDALARVAPVAKSRSLALQMAREAFANTQEQSKSPLFLAADAAQRLNALLIQADGDDTFLRLVSGPIAFYGTFVRMETACELQAQWEEKVLKEVQGANDAQTLQYLLGKDGPVWRYVGQFADPFLGWSPGRGYYARSALGGAVPFSTEFYAFLAKGAKTKIAASAPSRGSYQVTIKGLPTDANAEARVKPQGTRLELQCAAGSQVISNMNYPVSRPFVWSPDSCGDVLFHIDIGDTVLTRRYSGTRGFAAFLKDFPGGRHTFYPSHFPAEREALEKMGVRFIRVNYQIFGAGDIFEGQGETLPGRVPQKVAECWD from the coding sequence TTGAAGAAAGAGACCATCCTCATCTGCTGCAAGTACGTCCTTTTCGCCTCCGCCTTTTGCCCTTTCCTGGTGATCGCGTTCGTGATGTTTCCGCTCCTCACCTGGTCCTGGCGTATCGGCGCCTTTTTACCGTTTTTTGCCCTTGCCCTGTGGGGGACTTTGGTTCTGATCAAAAAGGGGGTGCTCCTGGCGAGGGGCCGGCGGCAGGCGCCCGCAGCGGTGAACCCTCCGCAACCAGGCAAGGAAGGGGAGGCGCAGGATCCGCTCGCCGACCTGCAGCAGCACTGGGCGGGCGGGCTGGAGATCTTGCGGCGGTCGCACCTGAGCCGGGAGGGAAACCCGCTCTACGTGCTCCCCTGGTTCCTGGTACTTGGCGAGGCGGGATCCGGAAAGAGTGCCGCCCTCAAGGACGCCCGGCTTTGCTCCCCATTCCCCGGGACGGAGCAGGGTACGGCGCCGACCAGCAGTTGCCGCTGGGTGTTCTACGACCAGGGGGTGCTGCTGGACACAGCCGGGAGATACGCCGTCCCGGCGGCAGCGGAGCGAGACGATGCGGAGTGGCGCCGGCTTCTGTGGCTGTTGAAGAAATACCGGCACGAAGATCCTCTCAACGGCGTGATCCTGACCCTCCCCGCGGACAAACTGGCAAGGGGGGCGCAAGAGGAACTGGAGAACTATGCGCGTGCGCTGCGAGCTCGAATCGATGAAATGATCCGCCTGCTCGGGATCAACTTCCCGGTCTACCTCCTGATCACCAAATCCGACCTGATCGAGGGGATGGAGCCGTTTTGCGCGGCACTCCCCGCCTCGACGCTCAATCAGCCCATGGGGCTGGCGAAGGAGGAACTGTCGACCGGCCTGTCCCTGTTCATGGAACGTTTCTCCCTGGGGCTCGACGAAGCGTTGAGGCGCCTGCGCCTGATCCTTTTGCAGCACAGGGAAGCTGGAGCCGGCGCCGCGAGCTTGCTGCTCCCCGACCGGATCCGGGGCCTGTACGCTCCGCTGAACGCCTTCGTGCAGGCGGCATTCGGGGCAAACCACTACCAGGAGACGCCCCTGCTGCGCGGCATCTACTTTTGCAGCGCCAACCCTGCGAAAACCCCGCTGGCGTCCGGCGAGCCTTCCCCATCCGCACATCCGCTTTTCCTGCATGAGTTTTTCGAGAAGGTTCTCCCTGGCGACCGGGGGCTGTGGGCTCCGGGAGCGCAGGCCCTAAAACGGCAGAGGGTGGTGCTTAATTGGGCACTCACTGGGTGGGGCCTGACCGGACTCGCATTGTGCCTGATGCTGAGCTATTCCTTCGCGAAAAACATAAGGGTGATTCGGGACGCGTCACAGCTGGTGTCGCGCACGCAGGAACTGCAGGGAACGGTCCCGATTGATTTGCCGGCAATGGGACGTTTGAGCGGCATGATTTCCGAGGTCGAGCAGCAGAACCGGGAGTGGTGGGTCCCGCGGTTTGGCCTCAATCGCAGCAAAGAGATCGAGTTGGAGCTTAAAGCCCGCTTTTGCAGCGGCTTCCGCGACCGCTTCCTGGTTTTTTTCGACCGCAGCCTTGCCGATACCGTTTCCAGTTTTTCCCCCAGTACCCCGGACCAGCTCTTTGGAACCTGCGTGATGCACCTCAGCCGACGCTGCAATTTGCTGAAGGCTCGGCTCGAAGGGGAGAACTCGCAACTGCTGGCGTCACGGCCGCTCCCCGACTACCCGTTGATATTGCTGCCCCAGCAAGCCGGCGGCCCCGCCTTTGGAAACCTCTACCTCGACTACCTCAATTGGCGCGCCGATCGCGAAGGGATCAACAAGGAGCTGGAGTGGCTGCAATTGCTGCTGAAACAGGCCTACCTCGTGAAGGGAAGCGACCTTTCCTGGCTTTTGGAGTTCGTGGACCGCCTGCACCCCGAGGCGGCGATAACGCTGCAGCAGTTTTGGGGCGGGTCACGGCCGCTGCCGCAAGAGCCGGCGATCCCCCCGTCGCTGACTGCCAAAGGAAGCGAGCGGATCCGCTCGATGCTCGCTCAGATAGCTGCCGCTCATCCCGAGCCGGGGATACTGGCTAGGGAGAAGGGAGAATTCGAGGCTAGGTACCGCGCCGCCTGTTTCACCGCGTGGCAGCGGTTCGCCTGGGAATTCCCCAAAGGGGACCAGCGCCTGGTGGCGCCCAAGGAGTGGCGCTATGTCGCTGCCAACATGGCGAGTGACAAAGGTCCGTACCTCAGTTTCATGAGGAGGGCCCTGGCGGAACTTCAGCCTCTGGCCGGCGCCGGCCATCTTCCCCCCTGGGTGATGCAGATGTACCGTTTCCAGCTGTTAAGGGCAGCGGGACCTGCTGCCGGCGTCGCAGCCTCAATGGCACCCGCGGCCGACGGCGTAGCCGGCCGCCTGCAGAGGTTGGCAACCAGGAAGGGTAGCGGTCCGGACGGGGTTCAGGGCGCCGATGTGACCAGGGAATATCTTGATGCGTTGGCTCGCGTTGCCCCTGTCGCAAAATCAAGATCGCTCGCGCTCCAGATGGCGCGGGAGGCGTTCGCCAACACTCAGGAACAAAGCAAGTCTCCTCTTTTCCTTGCCGCCGATGCCGCTCAGAGGCTAAACGCCCTCCTGATCCAGGCCGATGGCGACGACACTTTCTTGCGACTGGTTTCCGGGCCCATCGCCTTTTACGGGACCTTCGTCAGGATGGAGACCGCTTGCGAGCTGCAGGCCCAGTGGGAAGAGAAAGTGCTGAAGGAAGTGCAGGGGGCAAACGACGCCCAGACGCTGCAATACCTCTTGGGCAAGGACGGCCCTGTCTGGCGTTATGTCGGCCAGTTCGCTGATCCATTTCTCGGGTGGAGCCCCGGACGCGGTTACTATGCCCGGTCCGCCCTGGGGGGTGCGGTTCCCTTCAGCACCGAGTTCTATGCCTTCCTGGCCAAAGGAGCGAAAACGAAGATCGCTGCCTCCGCCCCCTCAAGGGGGAGCTACCAGGTCACCATCAAGGGGCTTCCCACCGACGCCAACGCTGAGGCGCGCGTGAAGCCGCAGGGGACCCGGCTCGAACTGCAATGCGCGGCCGGTTCGCAGGTGATCTCCAACATGAACTACCCCGTGAGCAGGCCCTTCGTCTGGTCGCCCGACAGTTGCGGCGACGTGCTGTTCCACATCGATATCGGCGACACGGTCCTCACCAGGCGTTATTCCGGGACCCGCGGGTTTGCCGCATTCCTTAAAGATTTCCCCGGCGGCAGGCACACCTTTTACCCCAGCCACTTTCCAGCCGAACGCGAGGCTTTGGAGAAAATGGGGGTCCGCTTCATCAGGGTGAACTACCAGATCTTCGGCGCCGGCGACATCTTTGAAGGGCAAGGGGAGACGCTCCCCGGACGGGTACCCCAGAAGGTAGCGGAGTGCTGGGATTGA
- a CDS encoding DotU family type IV/VI secretion system protein yields the protein MRLIDSFMPLIAFVVDFRAACRDTPRSYQEVKGDIAQLLLQAEQACDKEAVPSDEFDLARFAVCSWVDETLLGSDWRDKQLWQREQLQRLYYRTTEAGVELFERLQALGARGEVREVYYLCLALGFKGRYIGPGDEAKLEHLQQENLKLLLGTPAGIPSLEQGELFPGARAPGRESAALKAPSGISPLTAMLVAAPIILFVALFLIYRYLLNGLVLPVL from the coding sequence ATGCGATTGATCGACTCTTTCATGCCGCTCATAGCTTTCGTGGTCGACTTCCGCGCCGCTTGCCGCGACACGCCCCGCAGTTACCAGGAGGTAAAGGGGGATATTGCGCAGTTGCTGCTGCAGGCGGAGCAGGCCTGCGACAAGGAAGCGGTCCCGAGCGACGAGTTCGACCTGGCCCGCTTTGCGGTCTGCTCCTGGGTCGACGAGACGCTCTTAGGTTCCGACTGGAGGGACAAGCAGCTCTGGCAGCGGGAGCAACTGCAGCGGCTTTATTACCGCACCACCGAGGCGGGGGTGGAGCTCTTCGAACGGCTGCAGGCGCTGGGGGCGCGGGGCGAGGTGCGGGAAGTCTATTACCTCTGCCTCGCCCTTGGCTTCAAGGGGCGCTATATCGGGCCAGGAGACGAGGCCAAGCTGGAACATCTGCAACAAGAGAACCTGAAGTTGCTGCTCGGGACCCCGGCCGGCATCCCGTCGCTGGAGCAGGGGGAGCTTTTCCCGGGTGCCCGTGCTCCCGGCCGTGAGAGTGCGGCACTTAAGGCTCCCTCTGGAATTTCCCCGCTGACCGCGATGCTGGTCGCAGCACCCATCATCCTGTTCGTGGCGCTGTTTCTCATTTACCGCTACCTGTTAAACGGCCTGGTACTTCCGGTCCTCTAG